In one Ictalurus punctatus breed USDA103 chromosome 19, Coco_2.0, whole genome shotgun sequence genomic region, the following are encoded:
- the gdi2 gene encoding rab GDP dissociation inhibitor beta yields the protein MNEEYDVIVLGTGLTECILSGIMSVKGKKVLHMDRNSYYGGESASITPLEDLYKRFSLPGTPPESMGKGRDWNVDLIPKFLMANGQLVRMLLITQVTRYLDFKVIEGSFVYKKGSIYKVPSTETEALASSLMGLFEKRRFRKFLVFVANFDENDPKTTEGVDPNKTTMREVYKKFDLGQDVIDFTGHAIALYRTDDYLDQPCLDTINRIKLYSESLARYGKSPYLYPLYGLGELPQGFARLSAIYGGTYMLNKPIEEIIVENGKIVGVKSEGEIARCKQLICDPSYIMDRAKVVGKVIRLICIINHPIKNTSDSNSCQIIIPQNQVNRKHDIYVCMISYAHNVAAQGKYIAIVSTTVETNDPEKEIKPALDLLEPIEQKFVSISDLYAPTDLGTDSQIFISRSYDATTHFETTCDDIKDIYKRMTGTDFDFAEMERKKNDIFGDGADQ from the exons GAATGCATCCTGTCTGGGATCATGTCTGTGAAGGGGAAGAAGGTCCTGCACATGGACAGGAACTCTTACTACGGAGGAGAGAGCGCCTCCATCACCCCTCTGGAGGAT TTGTACAAGCGCTTCAGCTTGCCCGGTACCCCTCCTGAGTCGATGGGGAAAGGTCGTGACTGGAATGTGGACCTCATCCCCAAGTTCCTCATGGCAAACG GTCAGCTCGTGCGTATGCTGCTGATCACACAGGTGACGCGTTACCTGGACTTCAAAGTGATCGAGGGCAGCTTCGTCTACAAGAAGGGCAGCATCTACAAAGTGCCCTCCACCGAGACTGAGGCTCTGGCATCCA GCCTGATGGGGCTGTTTGAGAAGAGACGGTTCCGGAAGTTCCTGGTTTTCGTAGCCAACTTTGATGAAAACGATCCCAAAACTACGGAGGGTGTGGATCCTAACAAGACCACCATGCGTGAGGTTTACAAGAAGTTTGACTTGGGCCAGGATGTCATTGACTTTACAGGCCACGCCATTGCACTCTACCGCACAGACGA TTATCTGGATCAGCCTTGCCTAGACACAATAAATAGGATTAAGTTGTACAGCGAGTCCTTGGCGAGATATGGGAAGAGCCCCTATCTTTACCCACTGTATGGTCTGGGAGAACTGCCTCAGGGCTTTGCCAG ATTAAGTGCCATCTATGGAGGAACCTACATGCTCAACAAGCCAATTGAGGAGATCATTGTAGAGAATGGCAAAATAGTAGGCGTCAAATCTGAGGGAGAG attgcCCGCTGTAAACAGCTGATTTGCGACCCCAGCTACATCATGGACCGGGCCAAAGTCGTCGGCAAGGTGATCCGATTGATCTGCATCATAAACCACCCTATTAAGAACACCTCAGACTCCAACTCTTGCCAGATCATCATCCCGCAGAACCAGGTCAACAGGAAGCATG ATATCTACGTGTGCATGATCTCGTATGCGCACAACGTGGCAGCGCAGGGTAAATACATCGCCATCGTCAGCACCACTGTGGAGACCAACGACCCTGAGAAGGAAATTAAACCAGCTTTGGATCTGCTGGAACCTATTGAGCAGAA ATTTGTGAGCATCAGTGATCTCTATGCTCCAACCGACTTGGGAACTGATAGCCAG ATCTTCATCTCTCGCTCCTACGATGCCACGACCCACTTTGAGACCACCTGCGATGACATCAAGGACATCTACAAGCGCATGACTGGCACAGACTTTGACTTTGCCGAGATGGAGCGCAAGAAGAACGACATCTTTGGCGATGGGGCCGACCAGTAA